From a region of the Methylomonas rapida genome:
- a CDS encoding lipid-A-disaccharide synthase N-terminal domain-containing protein gives MDSNTAWLIVGFVGQALFSARFLVQWLASERQKKSVIPVMFWYFSILGGSTLLIYSIHKEDPVFILGQGAGLLIYARNLYFVIAHSRKNDLLAKQD, from the coding sequence ATGGACAGTAATACCGCATGGCTCATCGTTGGCTTCGTCGGCCAAGCGCTTTTTTCCGCGCGTTTTTTGGTGCAATGGCTTGCCAGCGAGCGGCAAAAAAAGAGTGTGATACCGGTGATGTTCTGGTATTTCAGCATCCTGGGCGGTTCGACCTTACTGATTTACTCAATTCACAAAGAAGACCCCGTTTTTATCTTAGGCCAGGGAGCCGGCTTATTGATCTATGCTCGCAACCTTTATTTTGTGATAGCACATTCAAGAAAAAACGATTTGCTGGCGAAGCAGGATTAG
- a CDS encoding glycosyltransferase family 2 protein, with translation MKISVVVPVHNETDNVNALIAEIHLALNAQEAYEMIFVDDGSKDDTLAKLIQAMQNYPQLRVLQHQKSCGQSRAIHSGVAAARYDWIATLDGDGQNDPADIPRLITALAEHDSDKLWMLAGFRHQRNDTGWRRFSSKFANAIRQAILHDNTPDTGCGLKLFRRDKFLALPYFDHIHRFMPAMMQMIGGEVISVKVNHRARSHGQSKYGTLDRLLAGIVDLLGAIWLKKRHSLAVVSEVQHGQ, from the coding sequence ATGAAAATTTCGGTCGTAGTTCCGGTTCATAATGAAACCGACAATGTGAACGCTCTCATTGCAGAGATACACCTGGCACTCAACGCACAAGAAGCTTATGAAATGATTTTTGTCGATGACGGCAGTAAAGACGACACCCTGGCCAAATTGATACAGGCCATGCAAAACTATCCGCAATTGCGCGTACTGCAACATCAAAAAAGCTGCGGCCAAAGCCGCGCCATTCACAGTGGGGTAGCAGCCGCTCGATACGACTGGATCGCCACGCTAGACGGTGACGGTCAAAACGACCCTGCCGATATTCCGCGACTAATCACTGCTCTAGCGGAACATGATTCCGACAAACTCTGGATGCTCGCAGGATTCAGACATCAACGCAACGATACCGGTTGGCGGCGCTTTTCATCCAAATTCGCCAATGCCATTCGGCAAGCGATTCTGCACGACAACACGCCAGACACAGGCTGCGGCTTGAAACTGTTTCGCCGCGATAAATTCCTGGCCTTGCCTTATTTCGATCATATCCATCGCTTCATGCCGGCCATGATGCAAATGATCGGCGGCGAAGTCATCTCGGTGAAAGTCAATCATAGAGCCAGAAGCCATGGCCAATCCAAATACGGCACATTGGACAGATTGCTGGCGGGCATCGTGGATTTATTAGGCGCCATTTGGCTCAAGAAACGCCATAGCCTGGCAGTGGTCAGCGAGGTGCAGCATGGACAGTAA
- a CDS encoding DUF4124 domain-containing protein: protein MRKPLFILLALLSASANAEVFKCTEKYGKTIYQKTPCKGNAKEQQLDIKSDPAKEAEAKAKLEAIRSEYEARKAAKVENEKALSTRRNDALSLEIARRSALAQQEQAQAQHRQADALERQNQNDVNDYYLWQAPGPGHRPIPAPAPAPQAPANQGPGANLNPPLAPRQPIPLPQRY from the coding sequence ATGCGCAAACCGTTGTTCATCCTTTTGGCGCTGCTATCGGCATCAGCCAATGCCGAAGTATTCAAATGCACCGAGAAATACGGCAAGACCATTTACCAAAAAACGCCCTGTAAAGGAAACGCAAAAGAACAACAGCTCGATATCAAATCCGATCCTGCCAAAGAAGCCGAGGCCAAGGCCAAACTGGAAGCCATACGCAGTGAATACGAGGCCAGAAAGGCCGCCAAAGTAGAAAATGAAAAGGCTTTAAGCACTCGGCGCAATGACGCTTTATCATTGGAAATCGCGCGACGTTCCGCCCTTGCGCAACAAGAGCAGGCGCAGGCCCAGCATAGACAAGCCGATGCATTGGAAAGGCAAAATCAAAATGACGTCAACGACTACTATCTTTGGCAAGCACCGGGGCCCGGCCATCGCCCGATTCCAGCGCCTGCGCCAGCACCTCAAGCGCCAGCCAACCAAGGCCCCGGAGCCAACCTGAACCCGCCACTGGCACCTAGACAGCCCATTCCACTGCCTCAGCGCTACTAG
- the aspS gene encoding aspartate--tRNA ligase: protein MRSHKCGELNTQHLGQTVALCGWVHRRRDHGGVIFIDLRDRAGLVQVVFDPDAAESFAIAESVRSEYVLRIEGIVRDRPEGTHNPNMATGQIEVLGKHIEVLNESETPPFPLESDIEVNEETRLRFRYIDLRRTAMLEKMKVRRDVARYLRQYLDAKEFFEIETPYLTKATPEGARDYIVPSRTHQNAFFALPQSPQLYKQLLMVAGMERYYQIVRCFRDEDLRADRQPEFTQLDIETSFMNEEEIMAIMEEMIRGLFKDIIDVDLGDKFPVMSYEEAMRRYGSDRPDLRIPLELVDIADEMREVDFKVFSGPANDPHGRVVAMKLPDGGELSRSVIDELTKFVGIYGAKGLAYIKVNDLAAGVDGLQSPIVKFAPAEVWAKVMEKVDAKNGDLIFFGADKASIVNEAMGALRVKLGLDRNLITGSWKPLWVVDFPMFAWDDKAQRYTAIHHPFTAPKCTVEELKADPGKALSRAYDLVLNGTEVGGGSIRINRTEMQQIVFAILGIGHEEAREKFGFLLDALKYGAPPHGGIAFGLDRLVMLMTGATSIRDVIAFPKTQTAACPLFNAPAPVSEEQLKELNIRLRKPAGKDEKQD from the coding sequence ATGCGTAGCCACAAGTGTGGAGAATTGAACACCCAACATCTAGGACAAACCGTTGCCTTGTGCGGCTGGGTACACCGCCGCCGCGACCACGGTGGCGTGATCTTTATCGACTTGCGCGACCGCGCCGGTTTGGTGCAAGTGGTGTTCGACCCCGACGCGGCGGAAAGTTTCGCGATTGCCGAAAGCGTGCGCAGTGAATATGTGTTGCGCATCGAAGGCATCGTCCGCGACCGTCCTGAAGGCACGCATAACCCCAATATGGCAACCGGTCAGATCGAAGTCTTGGGCAAGCACATCGAAGTGCTGAATGAGTCCGAGACGCCGCCGTTTCCGCTGGAAAGCGACATCGAAGTCAACGAAGAAACCCGTTTGCGTTTCCGCTACATCGATTTGCGCCGCACCGCGATGCTGGAAAAAATGAAGGTGCGCCGTGACGTGGCCCGCTATCTGCGCCAGTATCTGGACGCCAAGGAGTTTTTCGAAATCGAAACGCCGTATTTGACCAAAGCCACCCCGGAAGGCGCGCGCGACTATATCGTGCCCAGCCGCACCCACCAGAACGCCTTCTTCGCCTTGCCGCAGTCGCCGCAACTTTACAAACAATTGCTGATGGTCGCCGGCATGGAGCGTTACTATCAAATCGTGCGTTGCTTCCGCGACGAGGATTTGCGCGCCGATCGCCAGCCAGAATTTACCCAGCTCGATATCGAAACCTCGTTCATGAACGAGGAAGAAATCATGGCGATCATGGAAGAAATGATCCGCGGCCTGTTCAAGGACATCATCGATGTCGATCTTGGCGACAAATTCCCGGTCATGAGTTATGAAGAGGCCATGCGTCGTTACGGTTCCGACCGCCCGGACTTGCGGATTCCGCTGGAATTGGTCGATATCGCCGACGAGATGCGCGAAGTCGATTTCAAGGTCTTTTCCGGCCCCGCCAACGATCCGCACGGCCGCGTGGTGGCGATGAAATTGCCGGATGGCGGCGAACTGAGTCGTAGCGTGATCGACGAACTGACCAAATTCGTCGGTATATACGGCGCCAAGGGCTTGGCCTACATCAAGGTCAACGACCTGGCTGCCGGCGTCGATGGTCTGCAATCGCCCATCGTCAAATTTGCCCCGGCCGAAGTCTGGGCCAAGGTCATGGAGAAAGTCGACGCCAAAAACGGCGACCTGATTTTCTTCGGCGCCGACAAGGCCAGTATCGTCAACGAAGCGATGGGCGCATTGCGGGTCAAGCTGGGCCTCGATCGCAACCTGATCACCGGGTCCTGGAAACCGTTGTGGGTCGTCGATTTCCCGATGTTCGCCTGGGACGACAAAGCCCAGCGCTACACGGCAATTCATCACCCTTTTACCGCGCCGAAATGCACGGTCGAAGAGCTCAAGGCCGATCCTGGCAAGGCCTTGTCGCGCGCCTACGACCTGGTGTTGAACGGCACCGAAGTCGGCGGCGGTTCGATCCGGATCAACCGCACCGAAATGCAGCAAATCGTGTTTGCGATTCTGGGCATTGGTCATGAAGAAGCGCGCGAGAAATTCGGCTTCCTGTTGGATGCGTTGAAATACGGCGCGCCTCCGCACGGCGGTATTGCCTTCGGTCTGGATCGTCTGGTGATGTTGATGACCGGTGCGACGTCGATTCGCGACGTGATTGCCTTCCCGAAAACCCAGACCGCGGCTTGCCCATTGTTCAACGCCCCGGCACCGGTCAGCGAAGAGCAATTGAAGGAATTGAACATTCGCTTGCGCAAACCAGCGGGCAAGGACGAAAAACAGGATTGA
- the pyrC gene encoding dihydroorotase, with protein MDISTEQLTLVQPDDWHLHVRTGAILNTVIAHTARQFARAIIMPNLKPPVTTVQQALSYREEILAALPHGSTFQPLMTLYLTGNTSVDDIKQVADSAHVFAFKLYPAGATTNSDAGVANIESAYPVFAAMEEHGVPLLVHGEVTNSEYDIFDREKIFIDTQLAPITRHFPQLRIVMEHLTTQEAVQFVESAPQNVAATLTPQHLLYNRNAILAGGIRPHFYCLPILKREHHRLALLKAATSGNPKFFLGTDSAPHLTTLKENACGCAGCYSAHAALELYAEAFEQAGALDKLEGFASFFGADFYGLPRNTATVTLRKQTWSVPQQYGTDDTLITPLKAGEQMIWQLV; from the coding sequence ATGGACATATCGACTGAGCAATTGACACTGGTTCAACCCGATGACTGGCATTTGCATGTCCGTACCGGTGCCATTTTGAACACCGTGATTGCGCATACGGCGCGCCAGTTTGCCCGCGCGATCATCATGCCGAATCTAAAACCGCCCGTGACCACGGTCCAGCAAGCACTCAGCTACCGCGAGGAAATACTAGCGGCGTTGCCGCATGGCTCAACCTTTCAACCTTTGATGACGCTTTATTTGACGGGCAACACCTCGGTCGATGACATCAAGCAAGTCGCCGATTCGGCGCACGTTTTTGCCTTCAAGCTTTATCCGGCCGGCGCCACCACAAATTCCGATGCCGGCGTAGCCAATATCGAATCCGCCTACCCTGTTTTTGCCGCGATGGAAGAACACGGCGTGCCTCTATTGGTGCATGGCGAAGTCACCAACAGCGAATACGATATTTTCGACCGGGAAAAAATCTTCATTGATACCCAACTCGCGCCTATCACACGACATTTCCCCCAATTGCGTATCGTGATGGAGCATCTAACCACCCAAGAAGCGGTGCAATTCGTGGAATCTGCCCCCCAAAATGTTGCTGCCACCCTCACGCCGCAACATTTGCTGTACAACCGCAACGCCATCCTGGCTGGCGGCATCCGCCCGCATTTTTATTGCCTGCCGATTCTGAAACGCGAGCATCACCGCCTAGCGTTGCTGAAAGCCGCCACCAGCGGTAATCCCAAATTCTTCCTAGGCACCGATAGCGCTCCGCATTTGACGACACTCAAGGAAAACGCCTGCGGCTGCGCCGGTTGCTATAGCGCCCATGCAGCCCTGGAACTTTATGCCGAAGCCTTCGAGCAGGCCGGCGCGCTGGACAAATTGGAAGGTTTTGCCAGTTTCTTTGGCGCGGATTTTTACGGCCTGCCGCGAAATACCGCTACCGTCACACTGCGAAAACAAACCTGGAGCGTCCCCCAGCAATACGGCACTGACGACACCCTAATCACGCCTTTGAAAGCCGGCGAACAAATGATCTGGCAGTTGGTTTGA
- the cpdA gene encoding 3',5'-cyclic-AMP phosphodiesterase, which produces MSVLKVLQITDLHVKPHVGDTMLGIVTEDYFQQTLKVAIERHGRFDLILVTGDLAQDPCPESYQRIGRHLMQYDTPCLCLPGNHDDFDMMKRYLNGGLVSCRQQWIAKNWRIIALNSQKPGSPQGELTTEELRFLEETLRKEPSRPALIAVHHHCIPSGSPWLDTMQIQNSGEFLSLVKTFPNVKAVTFGHVHQELSATMDKIAIFATPASCFQFTPHSMEFSIDDAPPGYRIFDLFADGSLKSECHRLPIRLEHLNRQAHEY; this is translated from the coding sequence ATGTCCGTACTCAAAGTGCTGCAAATCACCGACCTGCATGTCAAACCGCATGTTGGCGACACCATGCTGGGCATAGTTACCGAGGACTATTTTCAACAAACGCTAAAAGTTGCGATTGAGCGGCATGGCCGTTTCGATTTGATATTGGTCACTGGCGATTTGGCGCAAGATCCCTGCCCCGAAAGCTACCAGCGCATTGGCCGGCACTTGATGCAATATGACACACCCTGCCTATGTTTACCGGGCAATCACGATGACTTCGACATGATGAAGCGCTATTTGAATGGCGGCTTGGTCAGCTGCCGCCAGCAATGGATCGCAAAGAATTGGCGGATCATCGCGTTGAACAGCCAAAAGCCAGGAAGTCCGCAAGGCGAATTGACAACCGAAGAATTAAGATTTTTAGAAGAAACACTGCGCAAGGAACCGAGCCGCCCGGCACTGATCGCGGTACACCATCACTGCATTCCCAGCGGCTCGCCGTGGCTGGATACGATGCAAATCCAGAACAGTGGCGAATTTCTGTCACTGGTAAAAACATTTCCTAACGTCAAGGCCGTGACATTTGGCCATGTACACCAGGAGCTTTCGGCTACGATGGATAAGATCGCCATATTTGCTACCCCGGCCAGCTGCTTCCAGTTCACCCCGCATTCAATGGAATTCAGTATCGACGATGCGCCGCCCGGCTATCGAATCTTCGACTTGTTTGCCGACGGTAGCCTGAAGTCCGAGTGCCACAGATTGCCGATCCGACTAGAACACTTAAACCGGCAAGCGCACGAATATTAA
- the argH gene encoding argininosuccinate lyase: protein MTTVNTEKLSSARFAEATDAFVEEFTASVTFDQRMALQDIQGSLAHAAMLGKIGILTEQELADIRRGLAQIEGEIERGEFVWSIKQEDVHMNIEARLTDLIGIAGKKLHTGRSRNDQVATDIRLYLRDEVANILLQLERLQSALLDVAEREADTIMPGFTHLQVAQPVTFGHHLMAWFEMLSRDKDRLQDCIKRINVMPLGAAALAGTSYPIDRFMTAELLGFSRPSNNSLDSVSDRDFAIEFAAAGSLIMMHLSRFSEELVLWASAQFDFIDIPDAFCTGSSIMPQKKNPDVPELVRGKSGRVAGHLISLLMLMKSQPLAYNKDNQEDKEPLFDTVDTLLNCLRAFADMMPHVKAKRDNMYRSAKRGFATATDLADYLVRKGMAFRDAHEVVGQAVRLGLESGRDLSELTLVELQNFSNTINEDVFEILKLEGSVALRNHIGGTAPEQVRKAIAAARLQMAG, encoded by the coding sequence ATGACCACCGTTAATACCGAAAAACTTTCCAGTGCCCGTTTTGCCGAAGCCACCGATGCGTTTGTCGAGGAATTTACCGCCTCGGTGACGTTTGACCAGCGCATGGCGCTGCAAGACATTCAAGGTTCGTTGGCGCACGCGGCGATGCTGGGCAAAATCGGCATTCTGACCGAGCAGGAATTGGCCGATATTCGGCGGGGGCTGGCGCAAATCGAGGGCGAGATCGAGCGAGGCGAATTCGTCTGGTCGATCAAGCAGGAAGATGTGCATATGAACATCGAGGCGCGTCTGACGGATTTGATTGGCATCGCGGGCAAGAAATTGCACACGGGACGCTCCCGTAACGATCAGGTCGCGACAGACATACGTTTGTATCTGCGTGATGAGGTCGCCAACATTCTGCTACAACTCGAGCGCTTGCAATCGGCGTTATTGGATGTGGCCGAGCGCGAGGCCGATACCATCATGCCGGGCTTCACGCATTTGCAAGTCGCCCAGCCCGTTACTTTTGGCCATCATCTAATGGCCTGGTTCGAAATGCTGAGCCGGGATAAGGATCGATTGCAGGATTGCATCAAACGCATCAACGTGATGCCGTTGGGCGCGGCGGCCTTGGCCGGTACCAGTTATCCTATCGACCGTTTCATGACGGCGGAGCTTTTGGGCTTTTCGCGCCCGTCGAACAATTCGCTGGATTCGGTCAGCGATCGTGATTTCGCCATCGAATTCGCCGCGGCTGGTAGTTTGATCATGATGCATTTGTCGCGCTTTTCCGAGGAATTGGTGCTTTGGGCCAGCGCGCAATTCGATTTCATCGATATTCCCGACGCGTTTTGTACGGGTTCTTCGATCATGCCGCAAAAGAAAAACCCGGATGTGCCTGAGCTGGTGCGCGGCAAATCTGGTCGTGTCGCCGGACATTTGATCTCGTTGCTGATGTTGATGAAGAGCCAGCCCTTGGCTTACAACAAAGACAATCAGGAAGACAAAGAGCCCTTGTTCGATACCGTCGATACCTTGCTCAACTGTCTGCGCGCCTTCGCCGACATGATGCCGCACGTCAAGGCCAAGCGTGACAATATGTACCGTTCCGCCAAACGCGGCTTTGCCACTGCGACGGATCTGGCGGATTATCTGGTGCGCAAGGGCATGGCTTTTCGCGACGCGCATGAGGTGGTCGGCCAAGCCGTGCGGCTGGGCTTGGAAAGCGGGCGAGATTTGTCGGAACTGACTTTAGTCGAGTTGCAAAATTTCTCAAACACCATCAACGAAGATGTGTTCGAGATTCTGAAATTGGAAGGCTCGGTGGCCTTGCGCAATCATATTGGCGGTACCGCGCCCGAACAGGTCAGAAAAGCCATTGCGGCCGCGCGCCTGCAAATGGCTGGCTAA
- a CDS encoding DUF2780 domain-containing protein: protein MNRLAPVSAVLLLSMIAGCASEQPLTGQMFADDSQEPLSRQAGNPVAVGSPDAGPGTELVDILVNQLGIDSRQAKGGVGSILALVQQRMDPIDFMRLSNSVPNIDQYFSEVPASASSVSWFSSHESLQGQQGPVSDRLAFLAGSFEKLGMNAEMVGRFTSIVLQYFQAQNGPEVMSLLFSVLY, encoded by the coding sequence ATGAACCGATTGGCCCCTGTTTCGGCGGTTTTGCTGCTGTCAATGATTGCAGGATGTGCTTCTGAACAGCCATTGACCGGGCAAATGTTTGCGGATGATTCACAGGAGCCTTTGTCACGGCAGGCCGGAAATCCAGTCGCGGTTGGCAGTCCTGACGCAGGACCGGGAACGGAGTTGGTCGATATCTTGGTCAATCAGTTAGGTATCGACTCGCGGCAGGCCAAAGGTGGTGTTGGTTCTATCCTCGCGCTGGTGCAACAACGCATGGACCCTATTGATTTCATGCGCTTGAGTAACAGCGTGCCTAATATTGATCAATACTTTTCCGAGGTGCCGGCGTCGGCCTCGTCGGTTTCCTGGTTCAGCTCGCACGAAAGCCTGCAGGGGCAACAAGGACCTGTTTCGGACAGACTGGCTTTTTTGGCGGGTTCGTTTGAAAAACTGGGCATGAACGCAGAGATGGTTGGTCGATTTACGTCGATAGTGTTGCAATATTTTCAAGCCCAAAATGGTCCGGAGGTCATGAGTTTATTGTTCAGTGTCCTGTATTGA
- the argA gene encoding amino-acid N-acetyltransferase — protein MLQPTAFVHWFRNSSPYIHAHRNRTFVIFFSGTAVTEPDFDNLIHDFALLRSLGVRLVLVHGIRPQIDERLLQQGDTPKFHHHLRITDSTTLQYVKQAAGLVRVEIEALLSMGVSGSPMAGAKIRVASGNFVTAKPLGVLDGIDYCYTGKVRRIDAQAIHQQLDQHNVVLISPIGYSPSGEVFNLSAEEVATEVAIALQAEKLILLTEQACLSPTDNIAIQQLTTEQANALLAQTPDMPDAVVRSLQAAIQSCQRGVGRAHLIDRHLDGALLLELFTRDGVGTLISSTEFETIRPATLDDIGGIMELIKPLELQGILVKRSREKLEMEISDYIVIERDGLIIGCTAFHVMQDRQRAEIACLAVHPDYRKGARGNRLLEYLLDEARKQAIKRLFVRSTQTVHWFVERGFTPCEIDDLPESMKSTYNYQRNSKVLFKDVN, from the coding sequence ATGCTGCAACCCACCGCTTTCGTTCATTGGTTTAGAAACTCCTCACCTTACATCCACGCCCATCGCAATCGCACCTTTGTGATTTTTTTTAGCGGTACGGCAGTCACCGAACCGGATTTCGACAATTTGATCCATGATTTTGCCTTATTGCGAAGCCTGGGCGTCAGATTGGTCCTGGTACATGGCATCAGGCCACAAATCGATGAGCGCTTGTTGCAGCAAGGCGACACGCCGAAATTCCATCATCATTTACGCATTACCGATTCCACCACCTTGCAATACGTCAAACAAGCAGCAGGTCTGGTGCGCGTGGAAATCGAAGCCTTGTTGTCCATGGGCGTATCCGGTTCGCCGATGGCGGGGGCCAAGATCCGGGTGGCCTCGGGCAATTTCGTGACCGCGAAGCCCTTGGGTGTATTGGATGGCATCGATTATTGCTATACCGGCAAGGTAAGACGCATCGACGCCCAAGCCATACATCAGCAACTGGATCAACACAATGTGGTGTTGATTTCGCCGATCGGTTATTCGCCCAGCGGCGAGGTCTTCAATCTCTCCGCCGAAGAGGTCGCGACAGAAGTGGCCATCGCATTACAAGCCGAAAAACTGATTTTATTGACCGAGCAAGCCTGCCTGTCACCGACCGACAACATCGCCATCCAACAACTGACAACCGAACAAGCCAACGCACTATTGGCACAAACACCCGACATGCCGGACGCCGTCGTGCGCTCTTTACAGGCAGCGATTCAGAGCTGTCAACGCGGCGTTGGCCGCGCGCATTTGATCGACCGACATCTGGACGGCGCCTTGTTGCTGGAACTGTTCACCCGTGACGGCGTCGGCACCTTGATTAGCTCTACGGAGTTCGAGACTATCCGCCCCGCGACGCTGGACGATATCGGCGGTATCATGGAATTGATCAAACCTTTGGAACTTCAAGGGATACTGGTCAAGCGCTCACGGGAAAAGCTAGAAATGGAAATAAGCGATTACATCGTCATCGAGCGCGATGGGCTGATCATCGGCTGCACGGCGTTTCATGTGATGCAAGACAGACAACGGGCGGAAATCGCTTGTCTGGCCGTACACCCCGATTATCGTAAAGGCGCCCGCGGCAATCGCTTGCTGGAATATTTGCTTGACGAGGCCAGAAAACAGGCCATCAAGCGTTTGTTCGTCCGCTCGACGCAAACCGTGCACTGGTTTGTCGAACGCGGTTTTACCCCTTGTGAAATCGACGACTTACCGGAATCGATGAAAAGCACGTATAACTATCAGCGCAATTCAAAGGTATTGTTCAAAGACGTCAATTAA
- a CDS encoding FmdB family zinc ribbon protein yields MPIYEYKCNACGHEHEALQKLGAEPLVICPACNEAELKKKISAAGFRLKGGGWYETDFKSGNKKNVAGESNSSSSSSSSSSSNSTSSSGGCGSSCACH; encoded by the coding sequence ATGCCCATTTACGAATACAAATGCAATGCCTGCGGTCATGAGCACGAAGCACTGCAAAAGCTTGGTGCCGAGCCTTTGGTGATCTGTCCTGCTTGCAATGAAGCTGAATTGAAGAAAAAAATATCCGCCGCGGGATTCCGTCTGAAAGGCGGCGGCTGGTACGAAACCGATTTCAAGAGCGGCAACAAGAAAAACGTTGCCGGCGAAAGCAATAGCTCTAGCTCTAGCTCTAGCTCTAGCTCTAGCAACTCGACTTCAAGCAGCGGCGGTTGCGGCAGTAGTTGCGCCTGTCATTAA
- a CDS encoding ArnT family glycosyltransferase, whose product MPIFCRASIYRWGIVPLWLLLTTTLFFRNPIPIDETRYLSVAWEMWLRGDFLVPYLNGHTYSHKPPLLFWLFHLGWALLGINEWWPRLVGPLCALTNLFLIRHLAGKLWPEDKLIALKAPWVLIATLPWTLFATSTMFDMLLSACVLLGMTGLHEAAHGSASKGWGYFTLAIGLGLLAKGPVIFLHLLPTSAVPFLWRKRDSIDKKTWSGYLLLTILTGSVLALMWALPAAFAGGKEYADAILWHQTADRTINTKIHARSFIWYLPFVPLMVFPWITWPRLWHNMRLASIRQDPGIRFCLTWLLATLLIFCWLPSKQLHYLIPILPAFALLGARVLCHLDAQRNLFPELVPALAMAMIGLVLVSLPHIPGLSNLHWVQLVEPYWGLSVIGIALCLTAWVMHYRKLSVIALSTALVTAIMIGFFFFFHYTGLQYNLRPASLMLKEFDDQQIPTAFVGNYQGQFNFLGRMTQPLPVISSEQISSWVEQHPNGYLVSIEKHKPENAAYTQPHREHWLIFRTAAQAIASIRATSSP is encoded by the coding sequence ATGCCTATTTTTTGCAGAGCATCCATTTATCGCTGGGGCATTGTTCCGCTCTGGCTGCTGCTGACAACGACACTTTTTTTCCGCAATCCAATTCCCATCGATGAAACCCGTTACCTCAGCGTGGCATGGGAAATGTGGTTACGTGGCGATTTTTTGGTGCCTTACCTAAATGGACATACCTACAGTCACAAGCCGCCGCTGTTATTTTGGTTATTTCATCTCGGCTGGGCCTTGCTGGGTATCAACGAATGGTGGCCGCGCTTGGTCGGCCCGTTATGCGCGTTGACCAATCTTTTTTTGATTCGCCATTTGGCCGGCAAACTCTGGCCCGAGGACAAATTGATCGCGCTAAAAGCGCCGTGGGTGTTGATTGCCACCCTGCCGTGGACCTTGTTTGCGACCTCGACCATGTTCGATATGTTGCTTAGCGCTTGTGTGTTGCTGGGCATGACAGGCCTGCATGAGGCCGCGCACGGCTCAGCCAGTAAAGGCTGGGGCTACTTCACCCTGGCAATTGGCTTGGGACTGCTTGCCAAGGGCCCCGTAATATTTCTCCATTTACTCCCGACCAGCGCAGTCCCGTTCTTGTGGCGCAAGCGCGATAGCATCGACAAAAAAACCTGGTCCGGCTATCTATTGTTGACGATACTGACAGGCAGCGTGTTAGCGTTGATGTGGGCACTACCCGCCGCTTTTGCGGGAGGTAAAGAATACGCCGACGCCATCTTGTGGCATCAAACCGCCGACAGAACCATCAACACCAAGATTCACGCCCGTTCGTTCATCTGGTATCTGCCGTTCGTGCCGCTGATGGTGTTTCCATGGATAACCTGGCCCCGCCTCTGGCACAACATGCGCCTGGCCAGCATCCGCCAGGATCCAGGAATACGATTCTGCCTAACCTGGCTGTTGGCGACGCTGCTGATATTTTGCTGGCTACCCAGCAAACAGCTGCATTATCTGATTCCGATTTTACCCGCCTTTGCCCTGCTCGGCGCGCGCGTCTTATGTCATTTGGATGCGCAACGCAACTTATTTCCGGAACTAGTCCCGGCCCTGGCGATGGCAATGATCGGCCTTGTTTTGGTATCGCTTCCGCATATCCCTGGCCTATCGAACCTCCATTGGGTGCAATTGGTCGAGCCTTATTGGGGACTGAGCGTCATCGGGATTGCGCTATGCCTGACCGCCTGGGTGATGCATTATAGAAAACTCTCGGTTATCGCTCTTTCCACCGCGCTGGTTACTGCAATCATGATAGGCTTTTTTTTCTTCTTCCATTACACGGGCTTGCAATACAATCTGCGCCCAGCGTCTTTGATGTTGAAGGAGTTTGACGACCAACAGATACCCACGGCTTTTGTCGGAAACTATCAAGGACAATTCAATTTTCTTGGCCGCATGACACAACCATTACCCGTCATCAGCTCCGAACAAATCTCTAGCTGGGTGGAGCAGCATCCCAACGGTTATTTGGTTTCCATAGAAAAACACAAACCCGAAAACGCGGCTTACACCCAGCCTCACCGGGAACATTGGTTAATCTTCAGAACCGCCGCGCAAGCCATTGCCTCCATTCGCGCAACATCATCGCCTTAA